The Thermodesulfobacteriota bacterium genomic sequence ATCTTTTATATTTTGCATATCTTTTAGCAGGCGCGACCTGTTCCGCCTCTCTACGAACACGCCTCCCGAGTACCTGATGATGGCCCCCAGGAGGAACGCGTCCTCGAGCTCGGAGTTCGCGACAAAGACTGCAGGGACTGTTGAGAAAATCGCGAAGATGTCGATATAAGACAGGTGGTTCGAGACTATGAGGTAGTTCTCCTTCCCCTTCCCGAGCTTGTTTATATTTCTCCACGTGACTTTTACCCCCAGCACCCGAAGAGCGGCGCGCAGATAAAAGGACGAGATGCGGGAGAAATACCTTAGCTTCGCCTCTTTGTTTCTTGCTATAAGGTCGACAGAAAACGATAGAGCGATGAATGTGATTACAAGAATAACGAAGGCGATTATCTTGATAGGTTTGAGAAGCCCTGCCATGTCCCTCCGTCGGAAGCGCCCGCTCATAAATACAGGCGCTGTGATACAATTTATGCCGGATATAATTTACTCCACGGGGTGAAGATTTAAAACAGGGAAATGAACGACCTTACGGAAATTATCAAAGAGGAGATTATAAATAAAGGCGGAATCACATTCGCCGAATTCATGGAGACGGCCCTCTACCACCCCGGGCTCGGTTACTACACGTCAGGCGGCGCAAGGGTCGGGAAAAGCGGGGACTATTATACGAGCCCGAGCGTCGATCCCGCGTTCGGAGAGGTGCTGGCAGGGTTTATAGCGAGATCGGCGAGCCTCCTTAACGCACCCGGGCTCCGCGTTATGGAATTCGGCGGGGGGGCAGGGACCCTCGCCGGAGACATACTCGACTCACTCGAGCGGAACCACCCGGAGTGCTACGCGAGGGCGGAATACCTGATAATTGAAAAGAGAAGCCCGACGCCTGATGCGTTAGACAAAGAGCTCGAGAAGCATGGAGCAAAAATTGAATTCATCTCCGATATTTCCGAAATGGGGCCTGACGGAGTGAGCGGGATTATCTTATCGAACGAGCTCGTAGACGCCCTGCCCTTCCATCGGGTGAGATTCAGAGGCGGATCCTTGAGTGAAATATTCGTCACGCTCAGGAACAATGAATTCGCGGAGGTTGAGGGCGAGCCGAGCACGCCCGAGATATCGCGATACTTCGACGGCTACGGCATTTCCTTCAGAGACGGTCAGGAAGCAGAAGTAAATCTTAACGCGCGAAGGTGGCTTGAAGCGGCCGACAAGGCACTCAAGAAAGGCTTCATTCTGACGATAGACTACGGATTCCTCGCTCCCGAGCTCTACGGCCCTGAACGTATGAAGGGTACATATAAGTGCATGCATAAACACTCTATCAGCGAGAACCCCTACGAAAACATCGGCGGGCAGGATATCACAGCCCACGTGGACTTCAGCAATCTTATCAGGACAGGCGACTCGCTCGGGCTTAAAAAGATAAAATACACAACACAGGGACAGTTTCTCATAGACTGGGGCGTGCTCGATTTCATGTCCGCCGGAATGTACGGGGGGGAGAGCCTGTCCGCCGATGAAACATTTAAAAGGAACAGGGCGATAAAGAACCTTTTTCTTCCGGACTCCATGGGGAACAGCTTCAAGGTGCTGTTGCAGTCAAAGAACATTGAAACTAGCATCGAAGACTTCTACCCGGAATCGACTTTGAAGCTGAGCTTCGGAGTATTGTGAATGCAAGCCTGCCCTGAGATCGAAACACGATTGATCTAATTCCGCTCCTGTAAAAAAAATACCCATTGACATTAATTTCTATTTGATCTATTATTAGGACTAACTAGTCAGTACTAAATAGGAGCTGAGAAGATTGAACAAAAGCAAAGAAAAAATACTGGCAAGCGCGAAGGAGCTCTTTCACGAAAACGGCTTTCAGCAGACGTCGGTAGACGAGATTCTTAAAAAGAGCGGCGTAACGAAGAGCAATTTCTACTATCACTTTAAAAGCAAGGAAGAGCTCGGCCTTGTGATACTCGAAAGACTCATCAGGCAATATGAAGCCGACGTGCTTGTTAAAACCCTTGGTAATAAATCACTCGGACCGTCCGAGAGGCTCGTCGAATTCTATAACTCAGTCAGAACATTCCACAGGGATTTGCAGAACCCAAAGGGGTGCCCTTTCGGAAACCTCGCAATTGAAATGAGCGGATCGAACGAAAACTTCAGAGAGAAGCTTTCGACATTCTTTAACTCATGGGAGAAAGTCATAGAGGGATGCATACAAGAGGGTATGAGCACAGGGGAATTCCGGGGCGACCTTCCCCCCGGAGTGATCGCCCAGCTGATCCTCTCCCACCTGGAAGGTGCGATAATGATGGTTAAAACACACAGGTCCATAGAACCGCTTTCTTCAGGGAGCCAAACAATTTTGAGGCTTTTAAGAGCCGCCTGATAAAATACACAAGGAGGTGTTTATGTCCGAATATTTATTCAAGAGCGATATATCGAGCGATATGGCGCTCCTTAAAGAATTGAATCCTGAGCTCCACGGCGCCTGGATGAACCTTCACAACGGAGTATTTTCAGACGGCGCTCTCACTCAGAAGGAAAAGCAGCTTATAGCGGTCGCCGCCGCTCACATAACGAGATGCCCTTACTGCATAAGGTCGAGAGTCAGGCAGTCGAAGAACCTGGGGGCTTCCGATCAGGAAATAATCGAGGCGATCTACGTCGCGTTCCGCTTCGCGATGGGCGGGCCATACGCATATTCGAGCATAGCGTTCGAAGCACATGACGCGCTCGAGCACAACATCCCTCTCACCGAAGGACATTTCTTCAAGAAGGACATAACCAAGGAAATCAACGAATTCAGCAAATGCAGCGGGGAGAACTCGGAGGCCTTCAAGGAGTTCACCAAGAAGGTGTTCGCCGACGGGGCTCTCAGCAAAGACTTCAAGAGAGGTTTGATGGGGCTTGCATGCGGACACATGACGAAGTGCCCTTACTGCATAAGGGGCTGCGTGAAGGACGCGAGGAGCGCAGGCTATACAAAAGAGCAGATGGCCGAAGCGATAAATGTGGGCATGGTCATGTCCGCGGGCGCCTGTTTCGCGTATACCAGCATCGCTATGGATACACTCGCGGGACTTAACGAGAAAAGTAAGAAGAGGGCTGTGAAATAACCGGAGCTCGTTGTAATTCCCGATAAGAATTCCATCCTTTGAGAGAAGCTGAGGGCGCCACCCCCGGCTTCTCTCATATTAATGGTCTGATTTTTTCTCCGCCAGATACAACCAACCGTTATCATAGGAAAAATAATACATAATGGCACCACAGGGGCTATTGTGGTAACTTATCCATCTGATGAACCGGCACTCGATATCGAATGAGGACACGATTGCGGCTGTCGCGACCCCGCCCGGCAGCGGAGGCATAGCCATAATCAGGATCAGCGGGCCGAAATCGTCCGAAGTCCCGACGCTCATATTCAGATCCGGACGGGAGGGCGCGGAAGCGAAGCTGATGGAGTCGCACCGGCTCTATCACGGGCTGATTATAAATCCCGCGACGAACGATATAGTAGATGAGGTCCTGTGCGTGTTAATGAAGTCCCCTAACTCGTATACTGGGCAAGACATCGTAGAAATTCATTCACATGGCGGACAACTGGTTCCGAAAAGGATACTGGAGATACTATTCGGTTTGGGCATAAGGCCGGCAAACCCGGGGGAATTCACCCTCAGGGCATTTTTAAACGGCAAGATGGACCTCACGCAGGCCGAAGCCGTATCCGATATTATCAATGCGCGCACCGAAGAGGGACTGAAACAGGCGGAGCTACAGCTCGAAGGAGAGCTATCCCGGAGTATAACAGGATTCAAGGAGACGACTCTCGACATAATGGCTGAAATTGAGGCCCAGGTGGACTTCCCCGAAGATGAAATTGACCCGATAACCAAAGATGCCATGTCCAGCCGTATAAACAGTCTGATTTCCGGCATCAATAACCTGCTTGCCACTTATGAAGAAGGTCGGATAATCAAGCACGGCGTTAAGACAGCCATACTCGGAAAGCCGAATGTAGGAAAATCGAGCCTTCTGAATATGCTTTTAATGAAGGAAAGGGCGATCGTGAGCCCACTGCCCGGCACTACCAGGGATTTCATTGAGGAAAGTATCGATATTGGAGGGATACCGCTGGTACTCATCGATACGGCGGGAATCAGGGAGACGTACGACGAGATAGAGCACGAAGGAGTGAGACTGGCAAAGAAAAAGGCGGAAGAGGCGGAGCTGCTGCTTATAGTGCTCGACGGAAGCGAGCCGCTCGACAGGGACGATATGGAGGTATTAAAAGGCGCCGCCGGCAAAAAAGCCATCATCATACTGAACAAAGCCGATAAGGGGATCACATTGAACCCGGAATCCCTCCCCTGCCAGACACATAAGGATAGAATAATTCATACGTCGGCAAAGACGGGCACAGGGACAGAAGAGCTGAAAGCTTCGGTCAGGAGGCTGCTGACAGACGGAAACAGCCGCACAGACGGCAGCGAAATCATCTTGACTGAGTTAAGACACAAACTTGCACTCGAGAATTCCGCAGACCGTCTCTCAGCGTTCCTGGAGCTGCTGGAAAAAGGCGAGTCGCCCGAATTCCTCGCTATAGAGCTAAGGGCCGCATTGGATTCATTCGGGGAAATAACCGGCGAGGTGACGACTGAAGACATCCTCGGAAGAATCTTCAGCAAATTTTGCATTGGGAAATAGGGTGTTATGGAATGTTTCACGTGAAACATCCACAATTGTGGATAAATATTATCATATTTATGAAGACGGCATTAAGATAGATTATTCTGTGTTTATGGGTAATTATATCATTATCGGCGTGTTATCCCCAATTTTTATCCACAATCCTTCCACGGTTTTTTAATTTTTCTTTTTTTTTCAGGAAGTTGAGAAATCGCTGTAAAAATTGCCAATTGCCATGCCTGTATTTATATCCATCCAAGCCTTGAAAACACTAGATTTTTTATGGCTCCATAAAGCTCGTAATCGAAAGGGAGCGCCGTTTCACCCAACTCTGAAATCAGGACGGTTCCTGAAAGAGAATTCGTCAGAAAGGCCATTCTTGAGCCGGCCAGACGTTCGGGATGATACGCGCCATCCTCTAAGCGGAGACCGATATCGCCTACGGAATTCATCAATAATTCTCGAATGATGCCGGGCAGCAAGCCACACTCGACGGACGGCGTACGGAGAGTATCTTCCTCAACCCAGAAAATATTGCCTGCAGTACCTTCGGCTATCTCCCCTCTTTCATTAAGAAAGATAGCTTCATCATATCCTTTTCGGGAAGCCTCCCTTCTGGCTATGATATTCTCGAGGTAATTGAGGGACTTAATGCTACGAACCGGGGAGTCTGCGCATCTCGCGAATTTATTGATGCACACACGCACACGCTCCTTCGAAGAATTGTAGTCCCTGACGATAATAGCTATATCGCCTCTCGCCGGATTGTCATAGTAATTCGGGCCTCCGTCCGAGAGAAGGCATATTTTGACATAAGCATCCGATATGCCTGAATTTATTATTACTTTATTCACATGCTCGGCTAGCCTGTCCCTCTCCATAAGCGGTATGCGAAGAAGCCGGGCGCCCCGCGACATACGGTCGTAGTGCTTGTCGAAAAATAAAGGCATGCGGCATTTGTAACGAAAGGTTTCGAAAAGTCCTTCCCCGAAGAAAAGAGCCCTCAGCGGAAGCGGAGAATCGAGCTTTGTACCGTTTATATATACCTGTTCAGACACTATTTTTCCTTTAGATATGATGTTCCGATTATTCGGAGAGCCCGAGCGCCCTTTTTATTGCTAGCGACTTCAGAAGGGTCTCCTCATACTCTTTCTCAGGGTCGGAATCCCATACTATCCCTCCCCCTACCCAGAACGTAGCCTTCCCGGGATCCGTTACAAGAAGTCTTATGCCGACGCTCAGTGTAAAGTCACCGTCGGGGAAGAATGCGCCCAAAGCGCCGCAATAAGGACCCCTCCAGTGCGGCTCGAGCGCATCGATAATCTCGAGGACTCTTCTCTTAGGGGCCCCCGTGACCGAGCCCGGAGGAAACGTGTTTTTAATTATCCGGCCAACCCCCGCTCCGCTCACGAGCCTCCCTTCTACCTCCGATACAAGCTGGTGGAGCGTCGAATACGTTTCGACATCGAAGAGTCTCGTAACCTTGACCGAGCCCGCCCTGGATACTCTGGCCAGGTCGTTCCTCATGAGATCCACGATCATGAGGTTCTCCGCTCTCTCCTTCTCGCTGCTCACCAGCTTCGCTTTCTTTATGGTATCGGACTCGGGATTCATTCCCCTCTCCACGGTCCCCTTTATCGGCCGCGTGGTCAAAATTTCTCCCCTTCTACTGAGAAACAGCTCCATAGAGCCGCTCGAAATCTGGAAGCCACCGAAATCTATGTAGCAGCCGAAGGGCACTTGTTGCACGTGAAACATCCGCAAGAAGGATTCAAGCGGCGCAATACGTGAATCGACAGTAAAACGCTGTGAGAGGTTTATCTGATATATATCCCCGTCCCTGATATATCCTTTTGCTGTCTCGACCATATTTATATATTCTTCCCTGCTCATATTGGATACGGGAGCGCTTGCAATACGGTTGTCGTGATTTGAAGTACCGGCAGTGCCGGTTATTTCTTGACCGGTTTTGAATTTTAAATCGGCAGTACCCCCTCTCTCTATATCTTCCTCACGGTAGAGAAGAAATTGTAGATCCGGGAGCCTCTCGCCTTCTTTAATATGTGAAGGTGTAAAACCCTGCTCGGTATATGCCGAGTATTCGTATCCTATATACCCCACGGCTACATAGCCTTCACTCAGGAACCCTTCGAGAACTGTCAGCGGATCACGTCTGGTTCGTATGGCGCCCGAGGCAGTATTGACGGTCACGAGCCCGCGTTCGGCATAAAAAAATCCCTTCGGCTTTCCGAAGCGCATGAAAGACTCTGATTTTTCATCCGCTCCGAACCATCCGCCCCCCGAGTCCAGAAACAGGCACGAAATCCGGTCCATGGCTATCAATATTAACTTTTTTTAATGGACTTACAATGAGCAAAACGGTTGAGCAGGCTCTTTAGTGTTGTATTAATTAGTTATCTTGTTATAGGCTCCCGTGATCCTCTTTGCGCATTTCTGCAGCATCTCCAGAGTCTCAAGACTTGCTTTCGGTCTCGACGGATTCCCTCAGAATCACCGATATGTCCTTGATCTCCATCTTGTCGTTGCCAGCGTGCTTCGACGCGTCTTCGAACATAGTATCGCAAAAATAACACGCGACAGCCAGCGTATCGGGGTTCTTGGACTCCACTTCCTCGAACCTGTTCCAGTTCACCCTCGGGGCCTCTTCCTCCATCCATATCTTCCCTCCGCCCGCTCCGCAGCAGAAGCTCCTCTCGCGCCTCCTGTCGAGCTCGATGAGCCTGAGACCGGGTATGGACTGAAGCAGCTCCCTCGGCTCGTCGAAGACCCTGTTATACCTGCCGAGATAGCACGGGTCGTGGTATGCAACTCCCTGATTTATCTCTTTCGTCGGCCTCAATTTCCCCTGCTTCACGAGATCGTTCAAGAGCTGCGTGTGGTTTACGACCTCGTAATTGCCGCCGAATTGAGGGTATTCGTTTTTTATGGTGTTAAAACAGTGAGGGCAGTTGGCGATGACCTTCTTCACCCTAAGCCCGTTGAGCGTCTCGATGTTCTGCGTTGCGAGCATCTGATAAAGAGCCTCCTCCCCTAGCCTCCTCGCAGGATCCCCGGTGCAGCTTTCCATGGGGCCGAGCACGGCAAAATTGACACCGGCCTGGGTGAGGAGGCTTACGATCGATTGTGCTATCTTCTGACCCCTCGGGTCATAACCTCCATAGCACCCCATCCAGTAGATATAGTCGAAAGTGGAGGCGTCCTCGACCCCGTTCTCCCCTATCACGTTCACGCCCTCGTATCCCGATATCCACTTCGCGCGGTCGCCCTCGCTGAACCCCCAGGGATTCCCCTGCGTCTGGAGCTTCTGAAGGGTTTTGACCGCCGTCCCCGTGAGCCGCCCTTCTAGGGTAAGGAACCGTCTCATTTCCATGATCTTCCCCATCTGGTCGATGAAAAGAGGGCATTGCTCCACGCATGCGTTACAGCTCGTACAGGCCCACAGCTCATCCTCCGTTATCCAATCCGGGCCGGGGATCGTAGCAGCCTCACCGCCGTTCGAGGAATTGCCGTTCAAAAGCGCCTTCCCTTCGCTCGATGCGTAGTGCCTGAGCTTTACGACTATCTCTCTCGGGGAGAGCGGTTTCTCGGTATGCCACGCCGGGCAGTTGTCCGTGCACCTTCCGCACTCGGTGCACGTATAAGCATCGAGTATATCCTTCCATGTGAAATCCTGTATTTTCCCCGCGCCGAAGTGGTCTACGTCCTCGGGGGCATTTTCGAAGTCTATAGGCCTGAGCGCCCCGCGCGGCTGGAGGTTCTGAAAAAAAACGTTCGGAATGGCCGTGAAAACGTGGCTGTGCTTGGAATAGGGTAGGTAGTTAAGGAACCCGAGGACTATGAGCACATGGAACCACCAGAAGAATTCGTGGGAGTAGTTGAGGCCCGATTCGCTCATTCCCGAGAAGAAAACGCCCGCCAGGGTGCTCGAGACGGGAAGCCATGCCGCATCCGCCTTGCCCATGGCTACTCTCGTGGCCATAGTGCCGAGCGCAGTGACCATGAGCCCGAATATGAGCCCGAGTATAACCACGGCGTCGAGACCGTTCACCTCTCTTCTTTTTGCAATAGTGGTCCTGTTAATGATCCCCATTATTATCGCTATCACGACCAGGGTCTGGACAATATCCAGAATGAATTCATAGACGTTATGGGCCCCGCCGGGGATGAGCCTGAATCCTGGGAAAACCCCGCTTATGAGTATCTCTATCGTGCCTATCGTGACTATCACAAATCCCCAGAAAATCATGAAGTGCTCTATGCCGGCGAATTTATAATTTGTGACGAGCCTCTTCTGGCCGAATACGTATATGAGAACGCGCCTTACCCTCTCGCCGATGTTGTCGAACCTGTTATCGTATTTTCCCAGACGGAGTAATTTGAAAAGGTTGTATACGTTATAGAAGAAAAACCCGAAAGCGGCTATTATCAAAATCGCCATTATGACCGGCTTCATAAATTGTCTCCTTGTAAGCGGGCGCCCGGACTGCCAGACCTTCTCTAATTATCTTAAGAAAAAGCATTGTGATAGTCAAGTAAAAACAGGCCTTTAAGCCCGCCGTGGTGAATTTTTGAATAATAAAACGGGGGCAATAATACAGGGGCCGCGAAAGTAGCGTGTATCGCATATATAGGCTATAAGGCATATATATGCAGGGCCGTCTCCGCCCGGCGCGGGCGGGCGCAAATACGGTAAGTGCCGCGAGCCTGATCCGCATTCAGTCATGAAGCGGCCAGGGACGGATATAAATTGACGGGAATGAATCGGGAATAAATAGGTCAGTTCAGCGTGACCAGGACCGATTTGACTCCGGGTTCGGCGGTTATAATGTCGTTCCCGTATCTCTTCGCTTCGTCCTTTGAAGGGAACCCGCCTACTTTCACCCTGTACCATGTCCCCTTGCCGGGGAGGTCGACCGTCTCGATGTATGCGGGGTAGGTTTTCGACTTGAGGCTCTCTTCCATTTCCTTTGCCAGCTGAAGATCGGGGAACGACGCCAACTGCACCGCGTACTGCCCTTCGCGGGCTTTCTCTACAGGC encodes the following:
- a CDS encoding lysophospholipid acyltransferase family protein, with the translated sequence MAGLLKPIKIIAFVILVITFIALSFSVDLIARNKEAKLRYFSRISSFYLRAALRVLGVKVTWRNINKLGKGKENYLIVSNHLSYIDIFAIFSTVPAVFVANSELEDAFLLGAIIRYSGGVFVERRNRSRLLKDMQNIKDILYMGFNVVLFPEGTTSDGRGVKPFKTSFLDVAQGSGVRVLPLCIRYRKIDGKEVDAASGPLVYYHGEITFFEHFFRLLGLRSISVELEELEAISPGHPRKELAGIAYERISLAYKA
- a CDS encoding SAM-dependent methyltransferase; its protein translation is MNDLTEIIKEEIINKGGITFAEFMETALYHPGLGYYTSGGARVGKSGDYYTSPSVDPAFGEVLAGFIARSASLLNAPGLRVMEFGGGAGTLAGDILDSLERNHPECYARAEYLIIEKRSPTPDALDKELEKHGAKIEFISDISEMGPDGVSGIILSNELVDALPFHRVRFRGGSLSEIFVTLRNNEFAEVEGEPSTPEISRYFDGYGISFRDGQEAEVNLNARRWLEAADKALKKGFILTIDYGFLAPELYGPERMKGTYKCMHKHSISENPYENIGGQDITAHVDFSNLIRTGDSLGLKKIKYTTQGQFLIDWGVLDFMSAGMYGGESLSADETFKRNRAIKNLFLPDSMGNSFKVLLQSKNIETSIEDFYPESTLKLSFGVL
- a CDS encoding TetR/AcrR family transcriptional regulator — its product is MNKSKEKILASAKELFHENGFQQTSVDEILKKSGVTKSNFYYHFKSKEELGLVILERLIRQYEADVLVKTLGNKSLGPSERLVEFYNSVRTFHRDLQNPKGCPFGNLAIEMSGSNENFREKLSTFFNSWEKVIEGCIQEGMSTGEFRGDLPPGVIAQLILSHLEGAIMMVKTHRSIEPLSSGSQTILRLLRAA
- a CDS encoding carboxymuconolactone decarboxylase family protein, which produces MSEYLFKSDISSDMALLKELNPELHGAWMNLHNGVFSDGALTQKEKQLIAVAAAHITRCPYCIRSRVRQSKNLGASDQEIIEAIYVAFRFAMGGPYAYSSIAFEAHDALEHNIPLTEGHFFKKDITKEINEFSKCSGENSEAFKEFTKKVFADGALSKDFKRGLMGLACGHMTKCPYCIRGCVKDARSAGYTKEQMAEAINVGMVMSAGACFAYTSIAMDTLAGLNEKSKKRAVK
- the mnmE gene encoding tRNA uridine-5-carboxymethylaminomethyl(34) synthesis GTPase MnmE, with the translated sequence MNRHSISNEDTIAAVATPPGSGGIAIIRISGPKSSEVPTLIFRSGREGAEAKLMESHRLYHGLIINPATNDIVDEVLCVLMKSPNSYTGQDIVEIHSHGGQLVPKRILEILFGLGIRPANPGEFTLRAFLNGKMDLTQAEAVSDIINARTEEGLKQAELQLEGELSRSITGFKETTLDIMAEIEAQVDFPEDEIDPITKDAMSSRINSLISGINNLLATYEEGRIIKHGVKTAILGKPNVGKSSLLNMLLMKERAIVSPLPGTTRDFIEESIDIGGIPLVLIDTAGIRETYDEIEHEGVRLAKKKAEEAELLLIVLDGSEPLDRDDMEVLKGAAGKKAIIILNKADKGITLNPESLPCQTHKDRIIHTSAKTGTGTEELKASVRRLLTDGNSRTDGSEIILTELRHKLALENSADRLSAFLELLEKGESPEFLAIELRAALDSFGEITGEVTTEDILGRIFSKFCIGK
- a CDS encoding aminotransferase class IV, which gives rise to MSEQVYINGTKLDSPLPLRALFFGEGLFETFRYKCRMPLFFDKHYDRMSRGARLLRIPLMERDRLAEHVNKVIINSGISDAYVKICLLSDGGPNYYDNPARGDIAIIVRDYNSSKERVRVCINKFARCADSPVRSIKSLNYLENIIARREASRKGYDEAIFLNERGEIAEGTAGNIFWVEEDTLRTPSVECGLLPGIIRELLMNSVGDIGLRLEDGAYHPERLAGSRMAFLTNSLSGTVLISELGETALPFDYELYGAIKNLVFSRLGWI
- the pabB gene encoding aminodeoxychorismate synthase component I — translated: MDRISCLFLDSGGGWFGADEKSESFMRFGKPKGFFYAERGLVTVNTASGAIRTRRDPLTVLEGFLSEGYVAVGYIGYEYSAYTEQGFTPSHIKEGERLPDLQFLLYREEDIERGGTADLKFKTGQEITGTAGTSNHDNRIASAPVSNMSREEYINMVETAKGYIRDGDIYQINLSQRFTVDSRIAPLESFLRMFHVQQVPFGCYIDFGGFQISSGSMELFLSRRGEILTTRPIKGTVERGMNPESDTIKKAKLVSSEKERAENLMIVDLMRNDLARVSRAGSVKVTRLFDVETYSTLHQLVSEVEGRLVSGAGVGRIIKNTFPPGSVTGAPKRRVLEIIDALEPHWRGPYCGALGAFFPDGDFTLSVGIRLLVTDPGKATFWVGGGIVWDSDPEKEYEETLLKSLAIKRALGLSE
- a CDS encoding (Fe-S)-binding protein, yielding MKPVIMAILIIAAFGFFFYNVYNLFKLLRLGKYDNRFDNIGERVRRVLIYVFGQKRLVTNYKFAGIEHFMIFWGFVIVTIGTIEILISGVFPGFRLIPGGAHNVYEFILDIVQTLVVIAIIMGIINRTTIAKRREVNGLDAVVILGLIFGLMVTALGTMATRVAMGKADAAWLPVSSTLAGVFFSGMSESGLNYSHEFFWWFHVLIVLGFLNYLPYSKHSHVFTAIPNVFFQNLQPRGALRPIDFENAPEDVDHFGAGKIQDFTWKDILDAYTCTECGRCTDNCPAWHTEKPLSPREIVVKLRHYASSEGKALLNGNSSNGGEAATIPGPDWITEDELWACTSCNACVEQCPLFIDQMGKIMEMRRFLTLEGRLTGTAVKTLQKLQTQGNPWGFSEGDRAKWISGYEGVNVIGENGVEDASTFDYIYWMGCYGGYDPRGQKIAQSIVSLLTQAGVNFAVLGPMESCTGDPARRLGEEALYQMLATQNIETLNGLRVKKVIANCPHCFNTIKNEYPQFGGNYEVVNHTQLLNDLVKQGKLRPTKEINQGVAYHDPCYLGRYNRVFDEPRELLQSIPGLRLIELDRRRERSFCCGAGGGKIWMEEEAPRVNWNRFEEVESKNPDTLAVACYFCDTMFEDASKHAGNDKMEIKDISVILRESVETESKS